From Pseudomonas fluorescens:
CGAACGCAGCGCTGGAGCCGAAGTAGTTGTACAGCTCCATCCCCGGCGAGGTGGTGACCGGGAAACCGGTGACGATCATGTCGTAGTCGCGGGTCATCAGGCGGTTGACGTACTGCGAGGAGTCGATGCGGCGGATATTCAGGGTAATGCCGATCTGCGCCAGGTTGCGCTTGTAGGGCAGCAACAGGCGTTCCAGGCCGGCCTGGGCATTGAGGAAGGTGAACTCCAGCGGCTCGCCTTCGGCGTTGACCAATTTGTCGCCTTCAGGCTTCCAGCCGGCCTCTTCCAACAGGGCCAGGGCTTGCAGCTGCTTGTCGCGGATCATGCCGCTGCCGTCGGTGACCGGCGCCTTGAACACCTGGGTGAACACTTCGTCGGGCACCTGGCCGCGCAGCGGTTCGAGGATTTTCAGTTCTTCCTGGGTGGGCAACTGGCTGGCGGCCAGCGGGCTATTGGAAAAGTAGCTCTGCTGGCGGATGTACAGGTTGCGCATCATCTGCCGGTTGGCCCATTCGAAATCCCAGAGCATCGCCAGGGCCTGGCGCACGCGGCGGTCCTTGAACATCGGTTTCTGCACGTTGAACACATAGCCCTGGGCCGGTTGCGGCATTTCCTTGGCCAGGTGTGCACGTTGCAGGCGCCCGTCATCCAGGGCCGGGCCGTTGTAGCCGATGGAGTAACCGGTGGCGGAGAATTCGCGGTTGAAGTCATAGGCGCCGCCGCGCAATACCTGGCGCGCGACTTCGGTGTCGCCGAAGTATTCCAGGCTCAGGTGATCGAAGTTGTACAGGCCGCGGCTGACGGGCAGGTCCTTGCCCCACCAGTCTGGGTTACGGGTAAAGGTAATGGTGCTGCCCGAGTCGATCTTGCCGACCTTGTACGGGCCGCTGCCCAGTGGCGCTTCGTAGCCGCCGCCATTGGCGAAGTCGCGGGTCTTCCACCAGTGCTCGGGGAACACCGGCAGGGTGGCGATATCCAGGGGCAGGGTGCGGTTTTCATTGCTGGAAAAATCGAAACGCACCTGGCGCTCGCCTTCGACTTCGACATGTTTCACGTCTGCGAACAGGGTACGAAAGCGCAGGCTGCCCTGGGTCATCAGCAAATCGAAGCTGTAGCGCACGTCTTCGGCGGTGATCGGCTTGCCATCGGCAAATCGCGCCTTGGGGTTGAGGTAGAAACGCAACGACAGGCCGTCGTCGGCCCGTTCCATCTTTTCGGCCACCAGGCCATAGACCGTGTAGGGCTCGTCGAGGGAGCGCAGGGCCAGGGGCGAATACAGCCAGCCGTCGACCTGGGACACGCCGATACCTTTGTCGATATAGGGCAGCACATGGTCGAAACGCCCGATCTCGATCGCCGAGCGCCGCAGGCTGCCGCCCTTGGGCGCGTTGGGGTTGGCGTAGTCGAAATGGGTGAAGCCGGCAGCGTACTTGGCCGGTTCGCCGTACACCGTCAGGTAGGTTTGCGGGGCCGCGATCACGGCCGTGCTGGCCAGCAGCAGGGCCAGGGCGGAACCAAACAGAGTCGAAAAAGCCAGTCGCATTATCAGCCTTGAGCGCCGGGTGAAGAAGAATAGGGATTTGTACGCTAACGGCCAGGGCATCGCCAGTCATCCCATGCACAACGGCCCACCAAAAAGGCGGGCCGTTGTTTCAAGCATCAGCGCGGACGGGATCAGTCCTGACGGCTGGTCACTTCCAGCAGGTGATAACCGAACTGGGTTTTCACCGGGCCTTGCACGGTGTTGACCGGGGCGCTGAACACGACGGTGTCGAATTCCTTGACCATCTGGCCTGGACCGAACGAACCCAGGTCGCCGCCTTGGCGGCTGGACGGGCAGGTGGAGTTGGCTTTGGCGATTTCTGCGAAATCGGCGCCGCCTTCGATTTGGGCCTTGAGTTCGTTGCACTTGTCTTCAGTGGCAACCAGGATGTGACGGGCGGTGGCTTTGGCCATGGGAGTAACTCCTTGAATAAAAAGGTGAGCGTACCGGATTCAGGTGGTTATTTGTTGGCAAAGTTCCCTTGGGGTGGTGTTCTCTTGGTGGGTGGGTTGGAGGTTTGGGGGCATATCCGTTGCTGCGGTAACGGCCACCTATGGTTCCGCTCTTACAGCGGGTCACTTTTGGCAAACGCCCGGGATGCCGGCCCAGCCAAAAGTAACCAAAAGGTCTGTGCTTGCTCGCGAAAAACTCACAGGCGCCGCGTTGATTCAGGAAACACGCGTTATCGTTGACGTTTTTCGCGAGCAAGCTCGCTCCTACAGAAGGCGATGTACTCTTAACTGAACGGCATTAGGGCTTGCCCCGCGTTGGGCTGCGCAGCAGCCCCCATCAGCACAACGGTTAAACATCAGGTACGCCGAGGCGCCTGGTTTTGGGGCTGCTTCACAGCCCAACGCGGGGCAAGCCCGCTCGCCACAGTTTTGAAGAGGACTGATCCCGATGCCCGCCACCACTTCCCGTCTTGTCTACCGTCAGCCACTGCCTGGGGACGTGCAGCGATTGTTTGCGATCTTCGGCGATTCCCAAACCAACCTCTTCAATCCCGCCGGGCCCATGCCCAGCCTGTCCGCTGCCCAACACCTGCTCGACCACTGGATCGCACAGTGGGCCACCCACGGCTATGGCTGGTGGGCGATTGCCCATCGGCAAGCCCCGGAGCACATCATCGGCTTCGGCGGTATTGCGCCGTTCAACTACCTCACGCAACCGCGCATCAACCTGGGCTATCGCTTCGCCGTGGAAGCCTGGGGGCAGGGCTATGCCACAGAGTTGGCACGCGATGCCCTGGCGCTGGCGTTTG
This genomic window contains:
- a CDS encoding extracellular solute-binding protein; its protein translation is MRLAFSTLFGSALALLLASTAVIAAPQTYLTVYGEPAKYAAGFTHFDYANPNAPKGGSLRRSAIEIGRFDHVLPYIDKGIGVSQVDGWLYSPLALRSLDEPYTVYGLVAEKMERADDGLSLRFYLNPKARFADGKPITAEDVRYSFDLLMTQGSLRFRTLFADVKHVEVEGERQVRFDFSSNENRTLPLDIATLPVFPEHWWKTRDFANGGGYEAPLGSGPYKVGKIDSGSTITFTRNPDWWGKDLPVSRGLYNFDHLSLEYFGDTEVARQVLRGGAYDFNREFSATGYSIGYNGPALDDGRLQRAHLAKEMPQPAQGYVFNVQKPMFKDRRVRQALAMLWDFEWANRQMMRNLYIRQQSYFSNSPLAASQLPTQEELKILEPLRGQVPDEVFTQVFKAPVTDGSGMIRDKQLQALALLEEAGWKPEGDKLVNAEGEPLEFTFLNAQAGLERLLLPYKRNLAQIGITLNIRRIDSSQYVNRLMTRDYDMIVTGFPVTTSPGMELYNYFGSSAAFDPGANNYMVLKDPAVDTLIKGLVKADTQAQMLTYAHALDRVLQWNYLWIPNYYPPGTSAAWWNRFGRPAIEAKNDEALETWWEISPTPLTNEQMNAELKKRGGTR
- a CDS encoding peptidylprolyl isomerase, which translates into the protein MAKATARHILVATEDKCNELKAQIEGGADFAEIAKANSTCPSSRQGGDLGSFGPGQMVKEFDTVVFSAPVNTVQGPVKTQFGYHLLEVTSRQD
- a CDS encoding GNAT family N-acetyltransferase, which codes for MPATTSRLVYRQPLPGDVQRLFAIFGDSQTNLFNPAGPMPSLSAAQHLLDHWIAQWATHGYGWWAIAHRQAPEHIIGFGGIAPFNYLTQPRINLGYRFAVEAWGQGYATELARDALALAFDTLGLPEVFGLVRPDHAASIRVLEKVGMQPFGVLDDVPGKAPSRVMRVCCPTT